AAAGGTAGGTAGAATTTTAGTAATTCTATCGGGATTTCTAAGATATTTATACAACCATCTTCCCTAATGAACGGGACTCTAAAGTGGTGACCAGTTTTTCTATGGTCGTTTGGTTTTATGTAGTCTAGGATCAAAGGAATGAAATAAACAGCATTGTGAGACAGTTCAGCTATGAATATCTCCGCAGGGTTCATGAAAACCTCCCGCGGAGAGTCTCATTAACTTTTGTAGAGTCGCAGTAACTTTTGTAGAGTCTCAGGAAATAATGTATTCTACATCCGCCGCCGATTAAACTTACATCACTCGAGCCTGAGTGCGGTGCTCTAAATGGCCTGGTTGTTATAATTGGGTTATCGTTATTCAAAAACCCACAAACGCTGTATATTTTTGTCGTTGTTAGAATCTCATCTTCGCTCATCTCTGGAAGAATTGTCGGAATTCTTTTAGCTATCATGCTCTTTCCCACACCCGGTGTGCCTATCATTAAGACATTGTGAAAACCAGCTGCTGCAATAGTAATAGCCCTTTTTACTTTGAATTGACCTTTAACATCTGCAAAATCCAAATCGTAATCACCTTTAGCTTTTACAAGCTCAATATTTAAACTGCTCTTGTTTTTCTTTACCTTACCAAGCAAAAATCCTAACACTTCTGAAAATGTATCAAATCCGTAAGTCTCAACACCACTTAAAGCTGCTTCCTTCTCATTCTCTTTGCTTACAATAAGTTTCAATCCCTTCTCTTTTGCTAAAACGCCCATAGGAAAAATACCTTTAACAGGCCTTAGAATGCCGTTTAGAGATAACTCAGCAGCAAACAAGAATCCTTCGGTATCTATCTTTAAATTCTCAGATATGCTTGCAAGCCCTAACGCTATAGGTAAATCCACAGCCGAAGTCTCCTTTTTTAAATCAGCTGGTGCAAGGTTTATCGTTATCTTTTTTGGCGGCAGTTCTATACCACTGTTCTTTAGCACATGTATAGCCCTATCCTTACTCTCTTTGGCTGCTCCTGATGCAAGCCCTATTATGTTAAGAGATGGTAAACCCTTAGCCGCATCTATCTCAATTGATATAGGTATGGCATCTATGCCTTCTATTACTGCACTTTTTAAACTTATGAACATTATTTAACTTCTATCTTAACTTCGGGTGAAGGTTCACTCTCCTGACCATACTTATCAACACTTTTTACATAATAATAGTAAGTCGTGTTAGGCGAGACGGTGTTGTCTGTGTAGTAGGTATTCGTTGTCTCTGCTATCTTTTGGGTAAAGATAAGAAAATGTCTTCTAAACACTTCATACTTAACCGTATCATTTGAACCTTTATCCCAATTAAGAACAACAGATTTACCAACCTGTTTTACAGATATACCCGTTGGTGGCAAAGGTAATGGTTTTGTCATAAAGCCATAAATTTTTGATGGCTTACTTTCAAGACCATCTTTATCAACACTCGTTATGTAATAGTAATACTTTTTGCCTGGTTTTAGCCCAGAATCAACAAAAGACAAATCCTTAGATGGAACTTCTCCCACCATAGAGAATGTATCATAATTGTCGGTTGTGCTTCTATAGATGCGATACTTTACAACATCGGCCGTTGGACTTGGCCACCAGAAAATCTTCAGTTTTCCAGCACCGGCTATTGTAGCTGTTAAATTTGAAGGTGGCAATGGCTTAAACTTTGTTGTTGCTTTTGCTATTGCAAGAAGTTCACCCTCAACACCTTTATAATTAACGCTTGCCACAGAGTAATAATAAGTTTTTCCATCCTTTAAGCCCTTATCAATATAAAGTGTGTTAACATAACCATTTACCCTTCCTATCTTCTTGTAAGGCCCATCTTTCTTAGTGCTTCTGTAGATATTGTATGCTACAACTGTATTATCCTTGGGCGGCTGCCATCTTATTGCAACCATTCTCGGCAAACCGCTTGTTGCCTGAATCTGAGTCGGAGACTTAGGAGGAGGAAGCGTAGTAGCCGCAACAATTCTTGATGAAGGACCTATACCCTTATCCGAATAAACAACGATTTTGTAAAAGTATGTGGTGTTGTCTTCAAGGTGCTTTAAAAATCCACCGTCATCAACATAGTTTGTCTTTAGTCTCCCATCTATCTTGGCTATTCTCTCAAACGGACCTGTCTCTGATGGTGCCCTGTAAATTAGGTATCCTTTAACCCTTGAGTCCATAACAGGCTGCCAGCTTAGACCAACGCTCCTTATACCACTTTTTGCTGTTATACCTTTAACAACAGGCAAATCCGTTATAACCGTAGGCTGCCTATTTAATGTAGCACAACTTGTTAGCAATAAAACCGAAACCATCAACAGAAACAATCTTTTCATGATTTACCCCCACCTATTACTTTTTTCATATCTTCGGGCAGTTTAGAGTAAAAACTCATAATCCTTTCATCAAAAGGGTGCTTAAACTTCAACATAAACGCATGCAAAGCCTGTCTATCTATCAATCTACTTCTTTTGCCATAAACTGCATCACCCAAAAGCGGACAACCAATAGCTTTCATATGCACCCTTATCTGATGAGTTCTGCCTGTTTCTAATTTAAACATAACAACATCCATATTTTCAAGTTTTTTCAAAACCTTATAATGCGTTATAGCTGGTTTGCCATTTTCAGATACACTAAAAATCTTTCTATTCGTTCTATGTCTTGCTATTGCCTTCTCTATTTTTCCTGAAGCAGCTTTCATATTACACGCCGTTATGCCGATATACCTTCTATCTATGGAGTGAACAAAAAACTGATTGGCAAGATGAAAATGAGCCTTGTCGTTTTTTGCAAGAACGATGATGCCGCTTGTATCTTTATCAATTCTATGAACCACGCCAGGTCTTAAAGGTGCACCAATATTGGAGAGTTTTATATCCCTAAAGAGCAGAGCTGAAACAACACTAATCTTCTCTTCTGCTGCACCTGGATGCACAACAATACCTGCAGGCTTATCAACCACAACTATCCACTCATCTTCGTAAATTATCCTTATCGGTGCATCTTCGGGAGTTATCTTTAACTCTTTTGGTGGTGGAATTGTGATTTTTAAGCAGTCGTCTTTTTTGAGTTTATAGCTCTTTTCTGGAGTCTTATCACATACCCTAATCAACCCTTCTTTTATATACTGCTGAATCTGGTTTCTCGGTATGTCAAGGATTTCTGAGATAACCTTATCTATCCTTTTGCCTATGTATATATCTTCAATTGAATGGATTTCGATATCACTGGATTGCATCTTCATAAAGCTGCTGAATTGTGGGTTGGTTGTTTTGTAAATCTTCTGGATTCTCAGGTGGTCTTGAGAGCATCTGAATAATTTGCGGAGTTATACCCTTTGGTATTGGGAAAGTTTCGACTGGTTTATCACTCAAAGCAGCAGACATAAACTTTATCCAGATAGGTAGTGCTGCCCTTGCACCGGTTGCACCCTTAAATATCATTCTGTTATCGTCATAACCTACCCACACACCACAGACCAATGAAGGAGAATAGCCTATAAACCATGCATCTCTGTAATTGCTCGTCGTTCCTGTTTTACCTGCAAGTGGTCTTTTTATTACCCTTGCAGCCCTGCCCGTTCCATACAGAATAACATTCTTAAGCATGCCCGTTAAGATATAGCCATCTGTTGTATCAAACACCCGTTTGAGTATAGGTTTTGCCTGATAAATCACATGTCCATACTTGTCCACTATTTTCGTTATAAAAATGGGTTTGGGCAGTAGTCCATAGTTGTCAAAGGCAGCGTATGCCCTAACCATCTCAATAGGCTTAACACTTAGCGAACCAAGAGCTATTGATAGGTTGTAAGGTATCTTCTCTTTTATGCCAAGCTGATGAGCCATTCTTATGACATTTCCTATGCCAACAGCATTTAAAAGGTTTATCGTTGCAACATTTACAGAATGGACAAGTGCATACATAAGTGTAACTGTTCCATGAAACACCCTTTCATAATTCTGTGGGCGCCACTCCTTCCCGTCAAATCTAAACACAATAGGCCTGTCTGCTATTGTATCATCCGGCAGATAACCTTCCGTCAAAGCGGTTAGATAGATGATGGGCTTAAAAGAGCTGCCGGGTTGTCTTTCTGCTTGAAGAGCTCTGTTAAACTGGCTTTTTGAATAGTCGAATCCACCAATAAGTGCCTTTACAAAACCTGTTTTTGGGTCCATTGCAACAAGCGCAGCCTGCAATCCATCGTATTTTTTCTTAAGCGACAATATGCCGCTTTTTACAGCTATGAATGCGAAGCGCTGAAGTTTGGTATCAAGTGTTGTGTAAACCTTTAAACCACTCTTGTAAACTATCTCTTCTCCATATCTCTTTATAAGCCATGTTCTTATGTAATCGGTGAAATATGGAGCAATAATCAATCCAAATAGATTGGCTGATGGTTTCTGCAAAACTATTTTTGCATTCATTGCTTTCTTATACTGAGCCAAGCTTATAAAGTGATTCTCATACATCCTTCTTAAAACATAGATTGTTCTCTTTCTCGCTCTTTGTGGATGTTTGTATGGGTTGTAATAGCTTGGAGCTGCGACAAGTCCTGCAAGAAGTGCGCTTTGAGCTATTGTTAAGTCCTTTGCATGTGTGTTGAAGTATGTTCTTGCTGCTGCTTCAACGCCCCATGCTCCATCACCGAAATAGACTGTATTCAGATAGAGCTCTAATATCTTATCCTTTGACAACTCTTTTTCTAATCTGTATGCTAAGATTATCTCTTTTACTTTTCTTTTTATTGTTCTTGCAGGTGTTAGATAGATATTTTTTACAAGCTGTTGTGTTATTGTGCTGCCACCTTGAATAATCTTGCCCTGCATTATATCGACAACTAACGCCCTTACTATGCCAACGATATCTATTGCTCCATGCTCGTAAAATCTGGCATCTTCAGCAGCCAAAATAGCATATCTCATCCAGGGTGATATTTGGCTGAGTTTGACGGGAATTCTGTTTTGCAGACCAAATCTTGCTATCAGTTTTCCGTCTGATGAGTAAACCTTTGTTGGAAGTGGTAGCATTTTTACCGAGACTATTTTGTTAAAATCACCACGAACACTAATATAAACAGATGCAAGATATATACCTGCGGCTATAAAACCTATAACGACAACAGTCGAAATCGTGTATAGAAGAAACTTTAAAAAAGCCTTCAAAATTCTTTTCACTGCTTAAGCCTTATTTTGTAAGATAAGAACAGATCTGTGTTAAACCAAGCCATTTTATCCTTCTTTTTTAGGATAATTTTCAAATAGTACTGAATACCAGTAAGACTGCCCTTTTGAGCTTGAATAATCGCCTTTGCGACATAGGAGTTAAAGAAGTTTGCACCCTTAAGAATTGATTTTGTAAAGAAGTTGTCGGCTATGTCTGGATAACCACTTAGAAGGTATGCAACACCAAGCTTGTAATAATCTTCGGCAGAGTAAACCTTTATGTTATACATGGACTCATACGCTTTTTGCGGTTCGTTATCAAGCAGATATATTGTTGCCATTGTCCTTCTTAAGAAGTCGTTTTTATATTCGTTATATAAATAGTTGCAGATAGTCTCCAAACTTGAAGCATCCCAGTAAATATGCATGCTCTCTTCAAATGGTTTTTGAATGGATAGATAATCTGTATCCTGATTTAATGCTGCCCTAAACAGTAAAAACACCTTCTTTTCGTAATCGTTTAGCTTTTTTATCCTGTCCATGTTGAAATTTACTTTATCGATTATGTAATCGGCAAATATGCTCAAATCCTTTAGTTTTTCTTGAGACTCTTCATCTAACGACTTAACCCTTTGACCAAAAGAGTTCAGATATTTCATAGCATCCATATGCTTTCCATTTACCTGCTTTACAACAAACATACCCAAATACGGCAGTGGAAAGAGTGGATATGTTGAGATGAGCCGTTGGAAATACTCACTTGCTCCATCAACATCGTGGTTTTTTAGGCTCATTACCCCGGCATCGTATATCAGAATTGGGTTTGAAGGAACCCTGCTTAAAGCAAGCTTGTAATATTGAAGGGACTTCTTATAGTCGCCTTCTAAAAAGAACTTTGAAGCATATTGAGAAAGCAGAACGGCTTCAGAAAATTTGGCAGCTTTCATAAACTCATCAGCCGCCTTTTGTGGCAGGCCAAGGCTCTGATAAACAGCTCCAAGCTGGAGATTTGGCGTTGCTTTATCTGGCAGTATGCTAACAGGCTGAAGATACATGTTTAGAATCTCTGCTGCCATAACAAAGTTGAGATTCTGCCTTATTGAATAACTTTCAACCGTAAGTGGTGAGCTAACTTCTGGGATTATCTTGAAGTGTTCAAAGCAAGCCTTGTAAAACTTATCGTTTAAGTTTAAAAATTTTTCTGCTGCTTCAAACTTATTATCCCTTAGCAACAGAAAGAAGGCAAGATAATTCTTGCATGGTATTTTAGAGATGTCCATATAATACATCTTCGGCACTTTCTTTAATGCTTCTTTGTATTGGTTATTTTGCGTCTCTATAAGTGAAAGGTTGTAATAGACACTTCCCATCGGATACAGACTTATCGCCTTTTTTAAATACTTTAAGGCACCTTTAACATTTCCCTGTTTTAAATAGTAATCACCAGCTAAAGATAGAAGCAGTGGAGAGTTTGGATATTCGGCTAAAAGTTTGAATACTTCATCTGTCTTATTGTCAACAACATAGTCGTAATATGTCTGCATAAGTTGTATATCTTTAAAGTCCAATTTTCTTCTTTTTAGCTCATCTATCATGTTTTGTGCACTTTTATAATCCTTCAAAGCCATGTAAATCCTAAAAAGATTAACATAACCGTTTATGTAATTTGGATTGTTGTGAATGGCAAGCAGAAGATAATCTTTTGTCTTATCAAACAGATACTCTTTGGCCTTTTCAACATCGCCCATTTTTAGATAGATATATGCTATGCCGTAATATGAGACATACAAATCGACAGTTGCCTGTTTAAGCTGCTGTATAGCTTCTTTGTATTTGCCTTTCTCCTGCAGTCTCATTGCATTTATGAAATGAACATCGACTATCGGATTGTAAGCTTTTGGAAGTTCTATCTTTTTCTTTTTTGGCTTCTTTTTTACTATCTCTTTTTTTGGTGGTGGTTTGGGTTTAGGTTGTGGACTCTTTTTGTGAAAAACGAAAAAAAGCAGGAGAGCAACAACCAAAACAGCTGCTGCTATCCCGCCTATTAAGAGCGTTTTTTTGCTCTTTTTGGGTTTCTCTTCTAACTGTTTTTCTTCTTTCTCTTCTTCGGCTTCTACACCTTCTTCTGTCTCTTCGGGCTGGGTCTCTTCTATCTCTTCCTGCTGCTCTTCTTCATCTTCTATTACTATGACTTCTTCATCATCTTGTTTTAGGTCTTTCTCTTCTTCTGCCATATCACTTTATCTTTTCGACAAACTCCTTAAGCCTTTTTATGCCTTCCTGTATGTCTTCAAGACTCGTAGCAAAAGACATTCTTAAAAATCTATCATCGCCAAATGCAATACCCGGAACAACAGCAACATGATGATGCTCAAGCAAAAGCTCTGCAAAATCCATAGAACCGTTTATCTTTTTGCCTTCATACTCCTTGCCAAAGAATGAAGATATGTTAGGGAATACATAAAACGCACCCTTTGGTTTGAAGCAGCTTATTCCTTCTATGCTGTTTAATGCATCGACAATGTAATCCCTTCTCTTTTCAAACTGAACTCTCATCTTCTCAACACTGTCCTGGTCTCCTGTTAGAGCTTCTAAAGCTGCACACTGAGCAATAGAAGTTGGGTTTGAAGTGCTCTGAGACTGCAGTTTTATCATTGCTCCTATAACTTCTGCATCGCCGCAAGTGTATCCTATTCTCCAGCCTGTCATGGAGTATGTTTTGCTTACACCGTTTACAACGAGTGTTCTCTCGTATGCGTAATCGCTCAATGTTGCCATACTTACAGGCTTATATCCATCAAATACGATATCTTCGTAAATCTCATCAGACACAAGCCATATATCATTCTTTTCGGCAAGCTCAACGATAAACTTCAAATCGTCAACCGTGTATGTTGCACCTGTCGGGTTTGTTGGGTTATTTACCCAAATCATCTTTGTTTTGGGTGTTATAGCCTTTTCAAGCTGCTCTTTAGTTGGCACAAAGCCATTCTCTTCTGTTGTATTAACGATAACAGCTTTTCCGCCAACATAACTTACTATTGCTTCGTATGTCACCCAGTATGGAGCTATTATTATTACTTCGTCTCCTTCTTCAAGCATTACGGCAGCTATGTTGAATAGAGCATGTTTTGCTCCGACAGATATGCATACATTCTCCCTTTTATACTCAAGGCCGTTTTTGTTTTTCTCTTTCTCAACAACAGCATCTCTTAACTCATTTATACCGCCAGCCGCCGTATATTTTGTAAATCCATCAGCAATTGATTTTACAGCTGCCATTTTGATGTTATCAGGCGTGTCAAAGTCTGGCTCACCTGCCGAGAAGTTGATAACATTTACACCCGCTGCCCTTAACTCCTTTGCCTTTGCACTGATACCAATAGTCATGGAAGGCTGTATTAAGCCTATCCTTCTGTTGAGCTTTGGTCTGCTCATATTTTTCCACTCCTTTCGGAAAGTTTTTTGCTCATTGCTTCTATTACAACTTCTGGAACGAATTTAGAGATATCCCCACCGTTAAAAAAGACATCCTTTACAATCGATGAGCTGACAAACGAATACTTTATGTAAGGCATCATGTATATCATCTCAACTTCGCTGTTAAGTCTTCTGTTCATAAAGGCCATCTGAAGTTCGTATTCGAAGTCTCCGACTGCTCTTAAGCCTCTTACTATTACTTTGGCCTTTTCCTGCCTTGCAAAATCAACAAGTAAGCCTTTGACACCTTTTACTTCTATACCGTGAAGCTCGCTATCTGACTCAACAACTCTTTTTGTCAATTCAACTCTCTCTTCAAAGCTAAACAAAGGGATTTTTCCTGCATTTATTGCAACGGCTATGATAATCTTGTCAAATATATTTTTGGCTCGTTTTATAATGTCGATATGCCCGTTTGTGATTGGGTCGAATGTGCCGGGAACAATAGCAACAACTTCACTCATAATCAACTCCAAAATAATCAAGCATATTTTTGCCGAATGTTCGACTCTTAAACTTCTTAAAATCTCTAAAACTGTCGAAGAGATTTGTCTTTTTATCGTGCTCAACACAAACAATGGCTTCAGGATTTATCACATCAAACAGCTTAAACAGAAACTCGTTTATCTCATAATCGTAAGGCGGGTCAACATAAGCAATGGTTATCTCTTTAAGAACGGGATTACTTAAAAAGTCAACGGCGTCGCTCTTTATCACTTCTGCATTTTCAAAATCTTTGACATTCTTCTTGATTAGACTAATGCTCTCCTTCGATTTATCAACAAACACAACCTTCTTTGCACCACGAGAGAGTGCTTCTGTCCCTATGGAGCCACATCCTGCAAATAGGTCTAAAAATACACTGTCTTCAATCAATCCCATCATCGTATCAAAGAACGACTTTCTGACGATGCTACGCGTTGGTCTTAAAAGCTGATTCCTTTTAAAATAGAGCTTCTTATATTTTGTTTTACCTGCTATTACTCTCATCGCACCTTCTAATTAGACTAAATTTTTCCACCTTTTCAGGTATCCTAATATACACAATTTCGTTGGGATTTCCATAACTTTTTTTGTTAAACTCTTCATCATACATCTCATCTATAACAACTCTTCTAACATCAAGGCCTAAGGAGAAAATCTCATACTCTCCGGGCTCAAACCTGTTTCTTATACCAACCCTGTAAAAATCACCTTCCCTTCCAAGTATTACACCTTTAAACTTGCAGTTGCGTATGTATCCAGAAGACTTTAGATACTGTTTTGGCTCACCTTTGTAAAATCCCAAAGAGTAAGGCCTATGGCTAACCTTCTTCAGCTCGCTCATATAAAAATCTATTTTTTCTTCAAAATCCTTGCCGTTTAAAATCGTATCTATCGCATCTCTATAGACAGCCGTTGTTATAGCAACATAATAGACGCTCTTCATTCTGCCTTCTATCTTAAAAGAGCTAACACCTGCATCTATAAGCTCATTCAGAATAGGAAGGGCACACATATCGCAAGAGTTAAAAATAAATGTCCCTTCAGGATGCTCTTCAACTTCCATAGGCTCTGAAGGCCTTTTTTCTTCAATAACCGTATATCTCCATCTGCAGCTTTGGGCACAATCACCGGCGTTTGCACTCCTTCCTGTCAAATAGGCGCTCAAAAAACACCTACCAGAATAGGCCATACACATAGCACCGTGAACAAACGCTTCAAGTTCAAGATTTACACTCTTTTTAAATCTCCTTATATCTTCAAGCGTCAACTCCCTTGCAAGCACAACTCTTTCGACCCTAAACTTTTTTAAGAAGTTGGCAGCATAAGAGTTTGTTATATTTGCCTGCGTGCTTATATGAATGGGAATTTCTGTAAACTCATTAACAAGACTCAATACTCCCAAATCGCTAACTAAAACGGCATCAGGCGGGTAGTTGTTTAAAAACTTTAAAAAATCAACAAACTCATCTATCTCTTTATCAAACAGATAGGAATTTAAAGTCAAATAGAGCTTTCTTTTTGCTTTATGTGTAAACCTTAATGCTTCTATATACTCATCCTTTCCTAAATTACCTGCTCTGCTTCTTAAACCAAACTGCTTGTATCCACAATATACGGCATCTGCTCCGTAATTTATGGCAAACTTCAGTTTCTCTAAATTGCCAGCAGGTGCCAAAAGCTCAACACTTGAGACTTTCATGGAAAGGGATTTTAGCAAAAGAGAAGTCAAGGTCAATCGTTTTTATCTGGTTTTACACCGTAATAGTGAAGAGCAAATTCCATTATCTTTGCAAACAATGGCGCTGCAACTTCGCCACCATAAATGCTTCCCTTTGGATTGAATATAGATACAACAACGACAAATCTGGGATTTTCAAAAGGCGCAAAGCCTGCAAAACTTGCAACATACTCCTTCTGATATTTGCCTTTTTTTGCAATCTGGGCTGTTCCTGTCTTTCCAGCTGTTTTGTAGTCTTTAAGCTGAGCTTTTTTGCCCGTTCCGTATATTACAACATCTCTAAGAATCTCTCTTACTTTTTTGACGGTTTCTGGTTTCAAAATCCTTTCTCTTTTGGGTCTAAACTCAAAGATTACCTTATTATCATTAAACATCTTCTCAATAAAATGCGGTTTTACCTTAAATCCACCGTTTGCTATCGCACTATACATATCTGCAAGTTGAATCTCTGTTACACCAATTCCTTGGCCAAAAGCCATATTTGCCAAATCAACATCTCCAACATTGAATATATCCTTAACGATACCCTTCGACTCAGAGATCGTATCTATACCTGTTTTTTGACCCAAACCAAATTTATAAAGGTATCTGTAAAATATCTTCTTACCCAATTTCAAGGCAATCTTTGCACTTCCAATGTTGCTTGAGAAAACAAACACATTTTTAAAGCTTAGGTATTTAAACCTGTGAACATCGTGTATAATTTTGTTTTTTACTCTCCACCTGCCCTTTTCACAGTAAATAATCTCATTACCTTTGAATATACCGCTGTCTAAGGCTGCAGACATAGTAAGCAGTTTAAACACACTTCCCGGCTCAAAAACATCGCTTACAGCTCTGTTTTTTATATCCTTGTAAGGATATTCCCAATAGTGATTGTTATCGTAAAACGGATATGAATCCATTGCTATAATGCTACCATCGTAAGGATTCATAACAATAACAGAACCTTTTTCGGCTTTAAACTTATCTATCGTCTCCTTTAAGGATTTATGCACAAAATCCTGTATGTCTTCATTTATTGATATTTGAATGTTTGTGCCGTGTGGCAGTATAACCGTATTGAGTTTTCTAAATGCGTCTAATGCGACACTCTCCTTCAAAGTTGGCGCAGCAAGATACTGATTGTAATAGTTTTCAAGCCCTTCTGCTCCCTTACCGTTCTTAAAACAGAAGCCAATTATATGGGCTGAAAACTCA
This genomic stretch from Hippea alviniae EP5-r harbors:
- a CDS encoding peptidase U32 family protein → MKVSSVELLAPAGNLEKLKFAINYGADAVYCGYKQFGLRSRAGNLGKDEYIEALRFTHKAKRKLYLTLNSYLFDKEIDEFVDFLKFLNNYPPDAVLVSDLGVLSLVNEFTEIPIHISTQANITNSYAANFLKKFRVERVVLARELTLEDIRRFKKSVNLELEAFVHGAMCMAYSGRCFLSAYLTGRSANAGDCAQSCRWRYTVIEEKRPSEPMEVEEHPEGTFIFNSCDMCALPILNELIDAGVSSFKIEGRMKSVYYVAITTAVYRDAIDTILNGKDFEEKIDFYMSELKKVSHRPYSLGFYKGEPKQYLKSSGYIRNCKFKGVILGREGDFYRVGIRNRFEPGEYEIFSLGLDVRRVVIDEMYDEEFNKKSYGNPNEIVYIRIPEKVEKFSLIRRCDESNSR
- a CDS encoding peptidoglycan D,D-transpeptidase FtsI family protein, with amino-acid sequence MLKAFNIQIINNSYYKKLYIKSISRTITVSGYRGIIYDSKDRALTVNYPSYTLFVDPWYFNKLNELYRDNPKYQVRKQNFFEKLKKIAGIDKNQIEQILKRYPESRFIKLKKLTFKQYKELSESSSFIRAFGFIKRYSRFYPDGEFSAHIIGFCFKNGKGAEGLENYYNQYLAAPTLKESVALDAFRKLNTVILPHGTNIQISINEDIQDFVHKSLKETIDKFKAEKGSVIVMNPYDGSIIAMDSYPFYDNNHYWEYPYKDIKNRAVSDVFEPGSVFKLLTMSAALDSGIFKGNEIIYCEKGRWRVKNKIIHDVHRFKYLSFKNVFVFSSNIGSAKIALKLGKKIFYRYLYKFGLGQKTGIDTISESKGIVKDIFNVGDVDLANMAFGQGIGVTEIQLADMYSAIANGGFKVKPHFIEKMFNDNKVIFEFRPKRERILKPETVKKVREILRDVVIYGTGKKAQLKDYKTAGKTGTAQIAKKGKYQKEYVASFAGFAPFENPRFVVVVSIFNPKGSIYGGEVAAPLFAKIMEFALHYYGVKPDKND